The Amyelois transitella isolate CPQ chromosome 20, ilAmyTran1.1, whole genome shotgun sequence genome has a segment encoding these proteins:
- the LOC106138442 gene encoding Bardet-Biedl syndrome 5 protein homolog has translation MSKNKSKTKTGAVWEDREVLFDLPFSYLRLRPGEKIFDRIEPIEDTRGNSGTKGRMVITNLRIIWHSLASPRINLSIGLNCVLSTNTKIVNSGLRGTTQALYLLAAFKDSRYEFVFTNLSPNCIRHYTSVVGVHRAYGASRLYRDLKLRAAVIQNKQLKVLPLEKICLKEHSIWNLSTDSGNLGCMLMSNVRVVWHAEVNDAFNVSMPYITIESISIRDSKFGEALVFVVRQSSGGYVLGFRADPPERLRPLLAELQALHQAYNERPVFGVEMNWGNEMTKPVTDDIEELEEIGEPRGEMGPNLYLASQLAQNKAETEIQPVYSPYLGLAIEPLKEGFTLKSLFEVQTTS, from the exons atgtctaaaaataaatcgaaaaCAAAAACGGGTGCTGTGTGGGAGGATAGGGAAGTGCTTTTTGACCTGCCATTTTC ATATTTAAGACTACGTCCAGGTGAGAAGATTTTCGACAGGATTGAGCCCATTGAAGACACGAGGGGAAACAGCGGTACCAAGGGGCGAATGGTGATCACTAATCTCAGGATTATTTGGCATTCACTGGCTTCGCCCAGGATCAATTTGT CTATCGGCCTGAATTGCGTCCTATCCACTAACACCAAAATCGTGAACTCTGGTCTTCGAGGCACCACCCAGGCACTTTACCTGCTAGCCGCCTTCAAAGACAGTCGATATGAGTTCGTCTTTACAAATCTATCTCCCAACTGCATTCGGCATTATACTTCTGTTGTCGGCGTCCATAG gGCATACGGCGCTTCCAGACTATACCGCGACCTGAAGTTGAGAGCAGCCgtaatacaaaacaaacaactgAAAGTGCTGCCTTTAGAAAAG ATATGCCTCAAAGAACACAGTATCTGGAACTTGTcgacagactccggcaacctggGGTGTATGTTGATGAGCAACGTGCGCGTGGTGTGGCATGCGGAAGTTAACGACGCCTTCAATGTGTCCATGCCTTATATCACCATCGAGAGT ATATCCATCCGCGACTCGAAGTTTGGCGAAGCCCTCGTCTTCGTAGTCCGCCAGAGTTCTGGAGGCTACGTGCTGGGCTTCAGAGCAGACCCCCCCGAGAGGCTACGACCACTTTTAGCCGAGCTACAGGCTTTACACCAGGCATACAATGAGAGACCAGTCTTTGGTGTCGAAATGAACTGGGGCAATGAG ATGACAAAACCAGTAACAGATGATATCGAAGAGTTGGAGGAAATCGGAGAGCCTCGCGGAGAAATGGGACCGAATCTATACCTAGCATCGCAATTAGCACAAAATAAAGCTGAAACTGAAATACAGCCGGTCTACAGCCCATATTTGGGCCTAGCTATTGAGCCTTTGAAAGAAGGATTCACTTTGAAAAGCCTTTTTGAAGTTCAAACAACATCCTGA